The proteins below are encoded in one region of Pseudomonas putida NBRC 14164:
- a CDS encoding Hcp family type VI secretion system effector encodes MAFDAYIQIDGIPGEVLDDKHKDWIEVLGYEYGATQATSATASSSGGASSERVALSDFKIRKAVDKASAKLFEHCCTGKHIAKLKLNVNRAGGDKVTYLTIDMEEVVVSSVKFVAGGNQGGEDKAVSDLPIEEISFNFARIKTTYTQQNRTDGQAGGNIVGGWDRTANKVFA; translated from the coding sequence ATGGCATTTGACGCGTATATCCAAATCGACGGCATCCCGGGCGAAGTACTGGATGACAAACACAAGGACTGGATCGAAGTGCTGGGCTACGAGTACGGCGCCACCCAGGCTACCTCGGCAACTGCCAGCTCCTCGGGTGGTGCGTCGTCCGAGCGTGTTGCCCTGAGCGACTTCAAGATCCGTAAAGCCGTCGACAAGGCTTCGGCCAAGCTGTTCGAGCACTGCTGCACCGGCAAGCACATCGCCAAGCTGAAACTGAACGTGAACCGTGCAGGTGGCGATAAAGTCACCTACCTGACCATCGACATGGAAGAAGTCGTGGTCTCGTCGGTGAAGTTCGTTGCCGGTGGCAACCAAGGGGGTGAAGACAAGGCCGTCAGCGACCTGCCAATTGAAGAAATCAGCTTCAACTTTGCCCGTATCAAGACCACCTACACCCAGCAGAACCGCACCGACGGTCAGGCCGGCGGCAACATCGTCGGTGGCTGGGACCGCACC
- the tssM gene encoding type VI secretion system membrane subunit TssM, with amino-acid sequence MNKIKYYCLRYQPYLLGVAFFLAIFLVWAIGRAFGFASLHSLLAGIGVFLLLSAGYVLLLYRGVGQHHNLEGLLRDDADQAVLSATPADREEVSLLRERLLQSIERLHSNKPRGASAKDALYALPWYLVIGQPAAGKSTMILQSGLNFPYAEREGARVAGLGGTRNCDWFFSSEAVLLDTAGRYMNSPEEAGKWRGFLQLLRQHRQRRPLNGLIVSVSIDDILHGSAEDQERVAKRLRERIQESCALLEVRLPIYLVFTKCDLIPGFTAFYRQLDDASRGEVMGKTFSHKGYEQADWGQRFGKAMDELTGYWRQVAGQQLVQQDIQVTRQNNAAYRFPLELAALKPRLQQFVDSLLRANPYQSAEMLRGFYFTAALQADEAQWGSHGQHVAERFALEHAAGAAEAGSQPAPLFINSLFRKVIIPDQHLVALYTSNHRERRRKAGWVGAAGLVAIVLCSLWGWSYLNNRATLASIAGELAQAKADDQAASGQYTAWRSLDRLRFWAAHYYQQHHEQGVPLGMRLGLYQGHEVEPLLRSRYFATLQNVMLKPTADNLTRTLYLLTTLKVYQRNTRELQPVSGVDSVEAEALPHDNRAQSIADFGKATLDTYVMLSPAQREKADPAFLKAHLPDYWYPAIARHTGQRMTAAGSEAGSNQDYLYASRQITFYSDQIREPDAPRILDNAFLMSSSRNYIDSLRAQSLRSIETITLESDTLFAFGRADFQSLRNEGQGQLSAIASKLLNTPNIGKIVISGHADQLGDSQGNLQVSKQRAQTIRTYLVGKGVPAELVVAQGEGSRKPLVNCDMQQPRAQLIKCLEPNRRVEIEVRGLN; translated from the coding sequence ATGAACAAGATCAAGTACTACTGCCTGCGCTACCAACCCTACCTGCTGGGAGTGGCGTTCTTCCTGGCGATTTTCCTGGTCTGGGCCATTGGCCGTGCCTTCGGCTTCGCCTCGCTGCACAGCTTGCTCGCAGGTATCGGCGTGTTTCTGTTGCTGTCAGCGGGCTATGTACTGCTGCTGTACCGCGGTGTCGGCCAACACCACAACCTCGAAGGCTTGCTGCGTGACGACGCTGACCAGGCCGTACTCAGCGCCACCCCGGCCGACCGCGAAGAAGTCAGCCTGTTGCGCGAGCGCCTGCTGCAGAGCATCGAGCGCCTGCACAGCAACAAGCCCCGCGGCGCCTCGGCCAAAGACGCGCTGTATGCCCTGCCCTGGTACCTGGTGATAGGCCAGCCGGCCGCGGGCAAGAGCACCATGATCCTGCAGTCGGGCCTGAACTTCCCCTATGCCGAGCGCGAAGGCGCAAGGGTGGCGGGCCTGGGCGGCACGCGCAACTGCGACTGGTTTTTCAGTTCCGAAGCGGTGCTGCTGGACACCGCCGGGCGCTACATGAACAGCCCGGAAGAAGCCGGCAAATGGCGCGGCTTCCTGCAGCTGCTGCGCCAGCATCGCCAGCGCCGTCCCCTCAACGGGTTGATCGTGAGCGTCAGCATCGACGACATCCTGCATGGCTCGGCCGAGGACCAGGAGCGCGTGGCCAAGCGCCTGCGCGAACGCATTCAGGAAAGCTGCGCCCTGCTCGAAGTGCGCCTGCCCATCTACCTGGTGTTCACCAAGTGCGACCTGATACCCGGGTTTACAGCGTTCTATCGCCAGCTGGACGACGCCTCACGTGGCGAAGTGATGGGCAAAACCTTCTCGCACAAGGGTTACGAACAGGCCGACTGGGGCCAGCGCTTCGGCAAGGCCATGGACGAGCTGACCGGTTACTGGCGGCAGGTGGCAGGCCAGCAGTTGGTGCAACAGGACATTCAGGTAACTCGGCAGAACAACGCTGCCTATCGGTTCCCGCTGGAGCTCGCCGCCCTCAAGCCGCGCTTGCAGCAGTTCGTCGACAGCCTGTTGCGTGCCAACCCGTACCAGAGTGCCGAAATGCTGCGCGGTTTCTATTTCACCGCCGCGCTGCAAGCCGACGAAGCCCAGTGGGGCAGCCACGGCCAGCATGTGGCCGAGCGCTTCGCACTCGAACACGCCGCAGGTGCTGCCGAAGCTGGCAGCCAGCCGGCGCCGCTATTCATCAATAGCCTGTTCCGCAAGGTCATCATCCCCGACCAACACCTGGTGGCGCTGTACACCAGCAACCACCGCGAACGCCGGCGCAAGGCTGGCTGGGTCGGCGCCGCCGGCCTGGTAGCCATTGTGCTGTGCAGCCTGTGGGGCTGGTCGTACCTGAACAACCGCGCCACCCTGGCCAGCATTGCCGGCGAACTGGCCCAGGCCAAGGCCGACGACCAGGCTGCCAGCGGCCAGTACACCGCCTGGCGTAGCCTGGATCGCTTGCGCTTCTGGGCCGCGCACTACTATCAGCAACACCATGAGCAGGGCGTGCCGCTCGGCATGCGCCTGGGCCTTTACCAGGGCCATGAAGTCGAGCCGCTGCTGCGCAGCCGCTACTTCGCCACGTTGCAGAACGTGATGCTCAAACCCACGGCCGACAACCTCACGCGAACCCTTTACCTGTTGACCACGCTCAAGGTCTACCAGCGCAACACCCGCGAGTTGCAGCCGGTGAGCGGTGTTGACAGCGTCGAGGCCGAGGCGCTGCCGCATGACAACCGCGCCCAGTCGATCGCCGATTTCGGCAAGGCCACCCTGGACACCTATGTGATGCTGTCCCCGGCCCAGCGCGAAAAGGCCGACCCGGCGTTCCTCAAGGCGCACCTGCCGGACTACTGGTACCCGGCTATCGCCCGCCACACCGGCCAGCGCATGACCGCAGCCGGTAGCGAAGCAGGCAGCAACCAGGACTACCTGTACGCAAGCCGGCAGATCACTTTCTATAGCGACCAGATCCGTGAGCCGGATGCGCCACGCATCCTCGACAACGCCTTCCTGATGTCCAGTTCGCGTAACTACATCGACAGCCTGCGGGCTCAGTCGCTGCGCTCGATCGAGACCATCACGCTGGAATCCGACACCCTGTTCGCTTTCGGCCGCGCCGACTTCCAGAGCCTTAGAAACGAAGGCCAGGGCCAGCTTAGCGCGATTGCCAGCAAGCTGCTGAACACCCCGAACATCGGCAAGATCGTCATCTCGGGCCACGCCGACCAGTTGGGCGACAGCCAGGGCAACCTGCAGGTTTCGAAACAACGGGCGCAAACCATACGCACCTATCTGGTCGGCAAGGGCGTGCCTGCCGAACTGGTGGTTGCACAAGGCGAAGGGAGCCGCAAGCCATTGGTCAATTGCGACATGCAGCAACCGCGCGCGCAATTGATCAAGTGTCTTGAGCCCAACCGCCGGGTAGAAATCGAAGTGCGTGGTCTCAACTGA
- the tagF gene encoding type VI secretion system-associated protein TagF encodes MIGCFGKLPTSADFVSLHGATEEACEFDAWLQSSLVAMRHRDDWQALFDTLPMCFFNYRARNGNWLLGGLLSSRDASQRRYPFFIFQLIKGEEGIAGVNPFTLGELFSAQIKPLLHQAVQGADCASLFERIKALRPLQGQDLDLFRRVHAKFLHDFSFADVARALHGSWPGFDSATALAHLKNSRGSLHGDFAGGIELPLPAERGLKNPVADLWLTWLTRMSGSHGVPAVSLLADDFMHPRLYCFPSRHANCAYRLLSGCADKGEHLKLLSPLTGAPQLHDYDRPLEHVIDQFVDALDATPV; translated from the coding sequence ATGATCGGTTGCTTCGGCAAGCTACCGACGAGCGCGGACTTCGTCAGCCTGCACGGCGCGACGGAGGAAGCCTGCGAGTTCGACGCCTGGTTGCAATCATCGCTGGTGGCCATGCGCCACCGCGATGACTGGCAAGCGTTGTTCGACACGCTGCCGATGTGTTTTTTCAACTACCGCGCACGCAACGGCAACTGGCTGCTGGGCGGCCTGCTCAGCTCGCGCGATGCCAGCCAACGGCGCTACCCGTTCTTCATCTTCCAGCTGATCAAGGGCGAGGAAGGCATTGCAGGGGTCAATCCGTTCACCCTTGGCGAACTGTTCAGCGCGCAGATCAAGCCTTTGCTGCATCAGGCCGTACAAGGCGCCGATTGCGCCAGTCTGTTCGAACGGATCAAGGCCTTGCGCCCGCTGCAGGGCCAGGACCTGGACCTGTTCCGCCGGGTTCATGCCAAGTTCCTGCACGACTTCAGCTTTGCTGATGTCGCCCGCGCCCTGCACGGTTCGTGGCCGGGCTTCGACAGCGCCACCGCGCTCGCTCACCTGAAAAACAGCAGGGGCTCGCTGCACGGCGACTTTGCGGGCGGCATTGAATTGCCACTGCCGGCAGAACGCGGCCTTAAAAATCCTGTTGCCGATCTGTGGCTGACCTGGCTGACACGCATGAGCGGTAGCCATGGCGTGCCGGCGGTAAGCCTGCTGGCCGATGACTTCATGCACCCGCGCCTCTACTGCTTCCCGTCGCGCCATGCCAACTGCGCCTACCGACTGCTCAGTGGCTGCGCTGACAAGGGTGAGCATCTGAAATTGCTGAGCCCGCTGACAGGTGCGCCACAGCTGCACGATTACGACCGACCTCTTGAACACGTCATCGACCAGTTCGTCGATGCACTGGATGCGACGCCTGTATGA